Proteins encoded in a region of the Planococcus shixiaomingii genome:
- a CDS encoding GntR family transcriptional regulator: MILDHRTLSDDVAKIIRKMILNGELNAGERINQARLAEKLKISRGPVREALKLLQNEGLIKHETNKGTFVATLSQQDAFEIYTLRALLESEAAQLAVDHVTEKDFAKLEHLLEKFHQAMVEQDLEKQAQCDILFHGTIVSASKHSRLISIHKHMDTQVGAMYLTIANQVPLRVEQVVHNHRVLLDALRTRDRQIIQKTFSNHYTAALKDLSKVAQS, from the coding sequence ATGATTCTCGATCACCGGACGCTGTCGGACGATGTCGCAAAAATAATTAGAAAAATGATTTTGAATGGAGAACTGAACGCGGGAGAACGCATCAACCAAGCCCGGTTGGCGGAAAAACTCAAAATTTCCAGAGGGCCGGTGCGTGAAGCGTTAAAGCTTCTTCAAAATGAAGGATTGATCAAACACGAAACGAATAAAGGCACTTTTGTCGCTACGCTTTCCCAGCAAGATGCCTTTGAAATTTATACACTTCGGGCTTTGTTGGAAAGTGAGGCCGCTCAGTTAGCCGTCGATCATGTAACAGAAAAAGATTTTGCGAAGTTGGAGCATTTATTGGAAAAATTCCATCAAGCGATGGTGGAACAGGATTTAGAAAAGCAAGCGCAATGCGACATTCTATTTCACGGTACCATTGTCAGCGCATCCAAACATAGTCGTTTAATCAGCATTCATAAACACATGGACACTCAAGTGGGGGCCATGTATTTGACAATAGCCAATCAAGTGCCATTGCGTGTGGAACAAGTGGTTCATAATCATCGGGTTTTATTGGATGCGCTTCGGACAAGAGATCGCCAAATTATCCAAAAAACGTTTTCAAATCACTATACAGCAGCATTGAAAGATTTATCGAAAGTGGCTCAATCATAA